A stretch of the Lolium perenne isolate Kyuss_39 chromosome 3, Kyuss_2.0, whole genome shotgun sequence genome encodes the following:
- the LOC127341791 gene encoding probable serine/threonine-protein kinase At1g54610, giving the protein MGCVCGRPAAIDDETPPPPPAKFPAAGVPVVRRDEEARKQARARDEALERRRAAATAMATCQVRSPVPRAVEGEQVAAGWPPWLVAVAAEAVRGWVPRRAESFEKLDKIGQGTYSNVYRARDLERQKIVALKKVRFDNLEPESVKFMAREILILRRLDHPNIIKLEGLVTSRMSCSLYLVFEYMEHDLAGLASFPGLKLTEPQVKCYMQQLLRGLEHCHSRHILHRDIKGSNLLIDNRGILKIADFGLASFFDPEQRHPLTSRVVTLWYRPPELLLGATNYGVAVDLWSTGCILAELYAGKPIMPGRTEVEQLHKIFKLCGSPSEDYWRKSRLPHATIFKPQHPYARRVTDTFKDFPSPARALVDVLLSVDPADRGTASSALQSEFFTTKPYACNPSSLPRYPPSKEYDAKRREEEGRRQGTAGGKQNPERRTRESRAVPAPDANAELVSSLQKRQAQDNTKSRSEMFNPCKEDSASGFPMEPPRSTHATESSENSKRVYPARTFHSGPLVNHPSKPGPSKNGELHVPGVADLPNFPVALSAGSNTRADGSNGTVVTQAEAFAHGRRLSESINGPFSSSGKYDQAFHQKNDKSSRVDGAIGYGSKGNKIHHSGPLTSCPPGNVDEMLKENDRQIQEVFRRTRVEKSRVRRAHGHTGEGHHQFGLRDFGAVPVFPSSRSSYRAAPQ; this is encoded by the exons ATGGGCTGCGTGTGCGGCCGCCCCGCGGCCATAGACGACGagacgcctccgccgccgccggccaagtTCCCGGCGGCGGGAGTGCCCGTAGTGAGGCGGGACGAGGAGGCGCGGAAGCAGGCGAGGGCGCGGGACGAGGCGCTCGAGCGGAGGCGGGCGGCCGCGACGGCCATGGCCACGTGCCAGGTCAGGAGCCCGGTGCCGCGGGCCGTGGAGGGGGAGCAGGTGGCGGCCGGCTGGCCGCCCTggctcgtcgccgtcgccgccgaggcCGTGCGCGGCTGGGTGCCGCGCCGCGCCGAGTCCTTCGAGAAGCTCGACAAG ATTGGTCAGGGAACTTACAGCAATGTATACAGAGCTCGCGATCTTGAAAGGCAGAAGATCGTTGCTCTAAAGAAAGTGCGATTTGATAATTTGGAGCCTGAGAGTGTGAAATTTATGGCGAGGGAAATTCTCATTTTGCGACGGCTTGATCATCCAAATATTATTAAGCTGGAGGGGCTAGTAACTTCAAGGATGTCTTGTAGCTTATATCTTGTTTTTGAGTACATGGAGCATGACCTAGCTGGCCTAGCTTCTTTTCCTGGACTAAAATTGACTGAGCCTCAG GTTAAATGTTACATGCAACAGCTACTCCGTGGCCTTGAGCATTGTCACAGTCGTCACATTCTGCACCGCGACATTAAGGGTTCTAATCTCTTGATTGACAACCGAGGCATATTGAAGATAGCCGATTTTGGCTTAGCAAGTTTCTTTGATCCCGAACAAAGGCACCCTTTGACTAGTCGCGTGGTCACACTTTGGTATAGACCACCAGAACTTTTGCTTGGTGCGACGAATTATGGCGTCGCTGTAGATCTCTGGAGTACTGGCTGCATTCTTGCTGAGTTATATGCTGGCAAGCCTATCATGCCTGGTAGAACAGAG GTTGAGCAGTTGCATAAAATATTTAAACTCTGTGGTTCACCATCAGAGGACTATTGGAGGAAGTCTAGACTTCCCCATGCGACAATATTTAAGCCACAACATCCCTATGCAAGACGAGTTACAGACACATTTAAAGATTTTCCTTCACCTGCTCGGGCATTGGTAGATGTTCTTCTTTCAGTAGACCCAGCAGATCGAGGAACAGCATCTTCTGCGCTGCAAAGCGAG TTTTTCACAACAAAACCATATGCTTGCAATCCTTCAAGTTTGCCGAGATATCCTCCCAGCAAAGAGTATGATGCAAAACGTCGAGAGGAGGAAGGTCGAAG GCAAGGTACTGCTGGTGGGAAGCAAAATCCTGAAAGACGAACTAGAGAATCAAGAGCAGTCCCTGCACCTGATGCGAATGCAGAATTAGTATCATCGTTGCAG AAAAGGCAAGCCCAAGACAATACCAAGAGCAGGAGTGAGATGTTTAATCCTTGCAAGGAAGACTCTGCATCTGGATTTCCAATGGAACCACCCAGATCAACACATGCTACTGAATCTTCTGAAAACTCCAAACGTGTGTACCCGGCGAGAACCTTTCATTCTGGGCCTTTAGTTAATCACCCATCAAAACCTGGACCAAGCAAAAATGGGGAACTTCATGTACCTGGTGTTGCAGACCTGCCAAATTTCCCTGTGGCTTTGTCAGCAGGATCAAATACACGTGCGGATGGTAGCAATGGGACAGTAGTTACTCAAGCTGAAGCATTTGCTCATGGGCGGAGGCTGTCTGAATCTATTAATGGACCCTTCAGTAGTAGCGGAAAGTACGATCAAGCATTCCACCAGAAAAACGACAAGAGTAGCAGGGTGGATGGAGCCATT GGCTACGGATCCAAAGGCAACAAGATCCACCATTCTGGGCCTCTGACCTCATGCCCTCCAGGCAatgttgacgagatgctgaaggagAACGACCGCCAAATCCAAGAAGTCTTCCGGCGAACCCGGGTGGAGAAGTCCCGAGTGAGGAGGGCCCATGGGCATACCGGTGAAGGGCATCATCAGTTTGGCCTAAGAGACTTCGGTGCTGTACCGGTCTTCCCTTCCAGCCGCTCCAGCTACCGAGCGGCGCCCCAGTAA